The Luteitalea sp. genomic sequence CCCGGCCTTCGAGGGGGAGCGCTGGCCGTCGCGCTGTGCGACGCTTGAGCCGGAAGAATCCGGTGATCATCGGATGCGCGCCTTCCAGCATAGCGGCGCGATACCACACAAAGACCTTGAACAGCCCCCAGTAGGTGTGCGGATTCTGCCGGAGCAGGGCGCGCGCCATGTGCTCGAACGAATAGAAGGTCCGCCACGCGTCACGAAACGCCCGCAGCCATTCCTCCTCGGACATTCGCGGATGCGGCTGGGTGACATGGAACGAGTCGAACTTGTTGTAGTCGCGGTCGAGCGGCGCGCCGGCGGCGACCGCCGCACGATGGTCCTGCGATCCCGGGAGTGGCGTCAGCAAGAAGAAGGACGCTTGATCGACCAGGAGCTCGTCGCGAAGGGCGCGGATGTCCGCCATGGCGCGCGCGTAGGTGTCGTGAGGGAAGCCGATGATGTAGCCGACGTGACAGACGACTCCCGCCTCGTGCCACCGCGCGATGGCGGCACGATAGTCATCGACACGGTTCTGCCGCTTGCCCACGCTGCTCAGATTGTCCGCGCGAATCGATTCCATNNNNNNNNNNNNNNNNNNNNNNNNNNNNNNNNNNNNNNNNNNNNNNNNNNNNNNNNNNNNNNNNNNNNNNNNNNNNNNNNNNNNNNNNNNNNNNNNNNNCACCTGCATCATGAAGTCGATGGGCACGTGGTCGACCTCGCGCAACGCGATCAGCCCATCGAAGAGGGCTTCCCACGTCGGATTGCGTGAAAAGTTATCGTCGGTGAAGAAGTAGTACCGGATGCGACCATCGGGGCGGCCCGGCGCGGCATTGGTCCGAATCTGCTCGAGCACGCGCTCGGGGTCACGCGCCCGCATCGTCCGTCCCTGCACGCTGATGATGGTACAGAATGAGCATCGGAACGGGCACCCACGGCTCACATCGACCGTTCCCGTGCCGCGGACCGCGAACTTCTTCTGCAGTCTGGCCGACGGGGCTGGCACCGGTTGATGGGTGAGATCGGGTGGTGAGTCGAGGAAGTTGTAGATCGGTCGCAGCGATCCTGTCGCGGCGTCCTGGAGCAACGCCGCCCACCGGCCCTCGACCTCGCCCGCGACCAGCGTGACGCCCGCGTCGATCATCGTCTGACACTCGGGGGGCATCGCGGTAGCCGTGGCGATGGCACCACTCACGTGGAAGCCGCCAATCATGACGTCGAACCCCTCGGCCTTGAACCGACGCGCGAGGTCCTGCGCACGCGGGAACTGGTTGGTCTGCACGCCGACCAGCGCCACCACGGCACGTGCACCGCGCCGAAGATAGCGTCGGGCCAAGCGCCCCGGCTCTACACGATCGACCGCCTCATCGAAGACGCGCACCGTGACCCGAGTGGTGCCGAGGGCTCCGGCATGAACGGCGTCCTCGGTGAGGCTGTGCAGGCAGTTGAGCGTGTTGCTTGGCAGTACGCCTCGCCAGTGTCTGATCACATACCCTTCATCATCGTACTTGGAGGGACGGACGAGCAGAATGACGAGGTGTGGGCAGGACGCCATAGGAGTCAGCCGTCGGGCACGCGCGTGGCGATGCCGGCACGCGAAAACAATCATTCTAGCTCAAGAAGTGGCTCGTATGCGCAGAGTGCATCTGCGCTGAGGACCGCTCCGCCTGCCGCGTACGCGCGTGATCGGGACCCGCCGCACGTCGCGCGAAACTCGCACCGGCCGCACTTCCCTTCGAGCGCATTCGGATCGCGAAGCTGCCTGAACAGCGTGTCGTCGCGGTAGACGCTCACTAAGGAATCGTGTCGCACGGCCCCGCGGACGATCGGAAGAAACCCACTGGGATAGATCTGGCCCAGGTGATCGACGAAGACGACCCCGTTCCCATCGCTCACATTGTGGGGCGCGCGAAGCTGTTGTCCGGGCTCCACACGGATGCCGGGATCGACCGAACGTCGGCGCTCCTGCTGCCGCTGCCAGACGACCCGGTGGTAGTGAGGGGCCTCGGTCGTCTTGATGCCAAAGGGCACCGTCAGTGACAGCTCGTACAGGAAGTTCAGCACCTCCTCGCACTCCTGGGCGGTGATCGGTTCCAGAGACGCGCCGCGCCCGGTTTGCACCAGGAAGAACACGGCCCACAGCACAAGCGGATACGTGGCCACGCGCTCGGCCATCGCCCGAAGCAAGGGGAGGGTGAGGCGGCTGACGGTCGTGTTGATCTGAAGCGGGATGCCCAGCTCGGTGACCGCCTCGATGATCCGCATGGTCCAGTGGTAGGACCCGCGCACCCCGCGGAAGGTGTCGTGCGACGCCGGATCCGGGCCGTCAAGACTAACTGCTATGCGGCTTAGCCCGGCGTCGCGGAGCTCCAGGAGGCGTTTGCGCGTCACGGCCGCCGTGCCGCTGGGCGTAATGGCGACCGTCAGCCCGGCGCGCGAGGCATAGTTGACCAAATTCACCAGATCCGGCCGCCGCATCGGATCACCACCGGTCAGCACGAAGAGTGGGGCCGGGTCCCCAAACGATCGCACCTCGTCGATGAGGCGGAACCCCTCATCGGTCGTGAGCTCGCGAGGGTCGCGCCGCGGGATGGCATCGGCCCGGCAATGCAGGCACGCGAGTGCGCAGGCCCGGGTGACCTCCCAGATCACCAGAAATGGTGCCCGATCAAAGTCGAGTGATGCCATCAGGCCTCGCAAGTCTGCGCCTCGGTGATGTCGGCCGTGACCTCCGATGGAACTTCGGCTCCTGAAAATCGGCGTAGCGTTCGCCGCGTCAGGAAGTTGCCATCAACAGCAGATCGCACCGTGCAAATCGGAAGCCACGAAGGAGAGAGGCCTGCATCGTGGCCTGTCTGACGGCAGCAGTCATCGAGTGACGAATCTGCTGGGCAGTATTCTGCACCGTCCCGCTGAAAATCACGCAACTCCCTTCGTCACTGCTCACCCCCGAGGCCATCAAGTGCGCCCACCGCCTGGCACGTACTTTGCCCGATCTTGAAGACGTCAAGCGGTTCCGGATCGACCTCAAGCTGTCCGTTCACTCGGCAAACCGGGGTACGAGTGCGTCCTGTGTCACGAGGGCAGGACAGCTACCCGTGGGAGCTACCGGTAGGCTACGGCACGCCGGTCACCCTGGACGGCGCGCGCGGCACGTTCACGTCCGGTGGCAAAGAGTACCTCATCACCAGCCGCGGCAACGCGCGCACACGTTGGATTGAGAAGGCCGACAAGGCCTACGTGGTAAGCACTTACTAGGGCAAGCAGCACGAAATCCCCTTGCTTAAAGAACAGATTCGCTACCGCATCGAAAAATTCGGCCTGAGGAAGTTCCCACCCTAACGTGGGCACATGACCGTCGTCATCATAGGTGGTACGAACTCCTGCCGGCTACAATCGTGCCACTGGGTCATTCCGGTCGGTGCATTGTATCCG encodes the following:
- a CDS encoding TIGR04053 family radical SAM/SPASM domain-containing protein; this translates as MMASLDFDRAPFLVIWEVTRACALACLHCRADAIPRRDPRELTTDEGFRLIDEVRSFGDPAPLFVLTGGDPMRRPDLVNLVNYASRAGLTVAITPSGTAAVTRKRLLELRDAGLSRIAVSLDGPDPASHDTFRGVRGSYHWTMRIIEAVTELGIPLQINTTVSRLTLPLLRAMAERVATYPLVLWAVFFLVQTGRGASLEPITAQECEEVLNFLYELSLTVPFGIKTTEAPHYHRVVWQRQQERRRSVDPGIRVEPGQQLRAPHNVSDGNGVVFVDHLGQIYPSGFLPIVRGAVRHDSLVSVYRDDTLFRQLRDPNALEGKCGRCEFRATCGGSRSRAYAAGGAVLSADALCAYEPLLELE